From the genome of Candidatus Methanoperedens sp., one region includes:
- a CDS encoding class I SAM-dependent methyltransferase, with protein sequence MEHIKAWNNEHKSNLWKGHYSLELLEPYSEKGRLLDAGCGCGKYSQPLKMRGFEVVAVDVSSCALKTASKSSRARKLDIDFLAANIYDLPFSGGSFDIIWCYGVLQHLLLKEREAAICEFKRLLRSGGLLFIEVFGVEDMRYGGCEVEPGTFKRKNGIVYHYFDKQELTALLLGFGCEIVESMKEKRFDGRLFTRHMISVVAKKS encoded by the coding sequence GTGGAACACATCAAGGCATGGAACAATGAGCATAAAAGCAATTTATGGAAGGGGCATTACTCACTTGAGTTACTGGAGCCTTATAGTGAAAAGGGCCGATTGCTGGATGCAGGCTGCGGATGCGGCAAATACTCACAGCCCTTAAAGATGCGCGGATTTGAAGTGGTTGCAGTGGATGTATCCTCCTGTGCCCTGAAGACCGCAAGCAAGAGCAGCAGAGCACGGAAACTGGATATCGATTTTTTAGCCGCTAATATTTATGATCTGCCTTTTTCAGGTGGCTCTTTTGATATCATCTGGTGCTACGGGGTCCTGCAGCACCTGTTATTAAAAGAGCGAGAGGCGGCCATCTGCGAATTCAAGCGGCTCCTTCGAAGTGGAGGCCTTTTGTTCATCGAGGTCTTCGGGGTAGAGGATATGAGATACGGAGGGTGCGAGGTCGAACCCGGGACTTTTAAAAGAAAAAATGGTATCGTATATCATTATTTTGATAAACAGGAATTGACTGCTTTGCTCTTGGGTTTTGGCTGTGAAATAGTTGAATCCATGAAAGAAAAACGATTCGATGGCAGGTTATTCACCCGGCACATGATCTCCGTTGTTGCAAAAAAATCATGA
- a CDS encoding Zn-ribbon domain-containing protein, which yields MPHKCTSCESIFKDGASIILNGCPKCGWNKFLYVKDEKTQDSPVTEAGSIPPAASKFIREVDELMGKPAQSELKEAKTKPQEIGNRVESVRILSPGQYELNLNSLLERDEIVMALKEDGSYIVHLPSVFKKKKHQR from the coding sequence ATGCCGCATAAGTGTACCAGTTGCGAAAGCATATTCAAGGACGGGGCATCCATAATATTGAATGGATGCCCGAAATGCGGGTGGAACAAGTTCCTCTATGTGAAGGATGAGAAAACACAGGATTCGCCAGTAACTGAAGCGGGTTCAATCCCCCCGGCGGCGTCAAAGTTCATCAGGGAAGTCGATGAACTTATGGGAAAACCGGCGCAATCCGAATTAAAAGAGGCGAAAACGAAACCGCAGGAGATCGGGAACCGCGTGGAATCCGTGAGGATTTTATCGCCAGGGCAATATGAATTGAACCTTAATTCGCTTCTTGAAAGAGATGAAATCGTAATGGCGCTTAAGGAAGACGGCTCCTATATTGTCCATCTGCCGTCCGTTTTCAAGAAAAAGAAACATCAGCGGTAA
- a CDS encoding DUF2073 domain-containing protein, whose translation MKGIQLDLISEDKLDNMTSMEKVRLILDEVRSGKILVLEKGLTPSEQTKLIELTMTEIGPDDFSGIEIESYPVKQNDTFFNKLLGKTSLKTRLTVIGAAAQLKTIKKDRDLISAMVSP comes from the coding sequence ATGAAAGGAATTCAGTTGGACTTAATATCGGAAGATAAGCTTGATAACATGACCTCGATGGAAAAGGTACGTTTGATACTGGATGAGGTAAGGAGCGGGAAAATCCTCGTGCTTGAAAAAGGTCTCACACCGAGTGAGCAGACAAAGCTCATAGAGCTGACAATGACCGAAATCGGCCCGGATGATTTCTCAGGTATTGAGATAGAGAGCTATCCTGTCAAGCAGAACGATACTTTCTTTAATAAATTGCTCGGCAAAACCTCACTCAAAACAAGGCTTACAGTTATCGGGGCGGCGGCGCAGCTCAAGACGATTAAAAAGGACAGGGATTTGATCAGTGCCATGGTCTCACCATAA
- a CDS encoding Era-like GTP-binding protein, with translation MGIIKRLGLKFTWLKKIFRKKRARIGIYGPPNAGKTTLANRILRDWTGDAMGSVSNIPHETRRARRREGVTIESNGSSVTLDIIDTPGLATKIDFHDFMAFGMGEEESKRRAKEATEGVIEAVKWLDELDGVILVMDATEDPYTQVNVTVIGNMEARKLPLLIAANKIDLPTSSPARIHSAFPQHPLVPISALDGQNIDLLYQEIAEHFG, from the coding sequence ATGGGCATAATAAAAAGGCTGGGGCTCAAATTTACCTGGTTAAAAAAAATATTCAGGAAAAAAAGAGCGAGAATAGGAATATATGGTCCTCCAAATGCTGGCAAGACAACACTGGCGAACAGGATCCTCAGGGACTGGACGGGAGATGCCATGGGATCGGTATCAAACATCCCGCACGAGACCAGAAGGGCCAGAAGGCGAGAAGGTGTGACGATAGAATCCAACGGGTCTTCTGTGACACTTGATATTATCGATACTCCCGGGCTTGCCACCAAGATCGATTTCCATGATTTTATGGCGTTTGGGATGGGCGAGGAAGAATCGAAGCGGCGCGCCAAAGAGGCGACCGAAGGAGTTATAGAAGCTGTAAAATGGCTGGATGAACTTGACGGCGTGATACTTGTTATGGATGCCACAGAAGATCCATATACTCAGGTCAATGTCACCGTGATAGGGAACATGGAGGCGCGAAAACTTCCGCTTCTCATTGCGGCGAACAAGATCGACCTTCCCACCTCATCGCCGGCAAGGATACACAGCGCCTTCCCCCAGCATCCACTTGTACCAATATCCGCTCTGGATGGACAGAACATAGACTTGCTGTATCAGGAAATTGCAGAACACTTCGGGTGA
- the purF gene encoding amidophosphoribosyltransferase: MHEECGVVGVSFKDEASAALSIYYALYALQHRGQESAGITVHDGMEVRTLKGMGLVPEVFNRGDIQKLKGHVGIGHVRYSTTGGSKIENCQPLLVSFKSGTIAIAHNGNLVNSKELRAELEKEGRIFLSDSDTEVIAHLLVKELMHTDLEGAVKELMRRLIGSYSLVILVDNSLVVVRDPLGFKPLCLGEIDNGYMVASESAAIDILGGHLIRDVNPGEMIIFSNGSYESKQIVKAKNHAHCVFEYIYFARPDSIIDGELVYNVRMRIGEMLFCEHPVEADIVSPVPDSGITSAIGFSKKSGIDYMEGLMKNRYIGRTFIMPGQDMRETAVRLKLNTIKPNIQGKSIVLVDDSIVRGTTSRRIIDLMRKSGTREVHMRVASPPIISPCYLGIDMATREELVAAHKTIKGVEALINADSLGYVSIEGLVKSIGIPIEDLCIGCLSGMYPVEIPGEQCARRQLKLSEFNEPVKEQMLHVPLKSNEAARKEKRFLDF; this comes from the coding sequence TTGCATGAAGAATGCGGCGTTGTGGGTGTCTCTTTTAAGGATGAAGCATCCGCTGCGCTGTCAATCTATTATGCGCTTTATGCTCTCCAGCACAGGGGACAGGAATCCGCAGGTATAACTGTCCATGATGGCATGGAGGTCCGGACCCTAAAAGGGATGGGTCTTGTGCCAGAGGTTTTTAACAGAGGAGATATCCAGAAACTGAAAGGACATGTGGGGATAGGGCACGTTCGCTATTCGACCACAGGCGGATCAAAAATCGAGAATTGTCAGCCTCTACTTGTGAGTTTCAAAAGCGGGACAATAGCGATAGCCCATAATGGCAATCTCGTCAATTCAAAAGAGCTGAGAGCGGAACTTGAAAAGGAAGGAAGGATTTTCCTCTCCGACTCGGATACAGAGGTCATAGCCCATCTGCTCGTTAAGGAACTGATGCACACCGATCTTGAAGGCGCGGTCAAAGAATTGATGCGACGGCTTATCGGCTCTTATTCGCTTGTGATCTTAGTGGATAACAGTCTTGTAGTGGTCCGTGATCCGCTGGGGTTCAAGCCTCTTTGTCTCGGGGAGATAGATAACGGCTATATGGTGGCGTCTGAAAGCGCAGCAATAGACATCCTTGGCGGGCACCTCATCCGGGACGTAAATCCGGGCGAGATGATCATATTCTCCAACGGAAGCTACGAGAGCAAACAGATCGTGAAGGCAAAAAATCACGCCCACTGCGTGTTTGAGTATATCTATTTCGCGAGACCGGATTCAATAATCGACGGAGAACTCGTTTATAATGTGAGGATGCGCATAGGGGAGATGCTGTTTTGCGAACACCCTGTTGAAGCAGATATCGTTTCACCGGTGCCTGATTCAGGGATCACGTCTGCAATTGGCTTTTCAAAGAAATCCGGAATAGATTATATGGAGGGGCTGATGAAGAACAGGTACATAGGAAGAACATTCATCATGCCTGGACAGGATATGCGGGAAACCGCAGTGCGTCTCAAACTCAACACCATAAAACCCAATATCCAGGGCAAGAGCATCGTGCTTGTGGACGACAGCATCGTGCGCGGGACTACATCACGCCGTATTATCGACCTGATGCGCAAATCCGGGACAAGGGAGGTCCACATGAGGGTCGCAAGCCCCCCTATTATCTCACCATGTTACCTTGGGATTGACATGGCTACACGTGAGGAACTTGTGGCAGCCCATAAAACTATAAAAGGTGTTGAAGCTTTGATCAACGCCGACTCGCTGGGCTACGTTAGTATTGAAGGGCTTGTTAAGTCGATCGGGATCCCGATTGAAGATCTCTGCATAGGGTGCCTGTCCGGGATGTATCCTGTTGAGATTCCGGGGGAACAGTGTGCCAGAAGGCAATTGAAACTTTCAGAATTCAATGAACCCGTCAAAGAGCAGATGCTTCATGTCCCATTAAAGTCCAATGAAGCTGCCAGAAAAGAAAAACGATTCTTGGATTTCTGA
- a CDS encoding 50S ribosomal protein L37e has translation MSKGTPSMGKHQHKTHVKCRRCGSVSLNTHTKMCASCGFGRTTHMRSYKWQEKCGY, from the coding sequence ATGTCAAAAGGTACGCCCTCAATGGGAAAACACCAGCATAAGACGCATGTAAAATGCAGAAGATGCGGTAGTGTCTCATTAAATACACACACAAAGATGTGTGCTTCGTGCGGATTCGGTAGAACCACGCACATGAGATCATACAAATGGCAAGAGAAATGCGGATATTAA
- a CDS encoding LSm family protein has translation MGNRPLDILNNALNKSVIIRLKGAREFRGELQGYDMHMNLVLANAEEIKETETKKLGTVVVRGDNIVFISP, from the coding sequence ATGGGAAACAGACCCCTCGACATTCTAAACAATGCGCTAAATAAATCGGTAATAATACGGCTAAAAGGAGCCAGAGAATTCAGAGGCGAATTGCAGGGATACGACATGCATATGAACCTCGTACTGGCGAATGCCGAGGAAATAAAAGAGACAGAAACTAAGAAACTTGGAACAGTAGTTGTACGCGGGGATAATATCGTATTTATCTCTCCATAG
- a CDS encoding RNA-binding protein produces the protein MKIRSRNVLRKTDEKALINDIVEAFGDASAFANKKLEHVETDEQDFIFVDGEPLLFRIEGKIFPTVKGALKLNPARRRVVVDPGAVKFVINGADIMGPGITEADHGIEEGDLVIVVEKAHGKALAIGRALVPGKEMAGKKGKAVKSIHYVGDELWNLEQK, from the coding sequence ATGAAGATAAGATCACGGAATGTATTGAGAAAGACCGATGAAAAAGCTCTCATCAATGATATTGTGGAAGCTTTCGGGGATGCGTCAGCTTTTGCGAACAAAAAACTCGAGCATGTCGAGACCGACGAGCAGGATTTCATTTTTGTTGATGGAGAGCCGCTGTTGTTTAGAATTGAAGGAAAGATATTTCCCACCGTGAAAGGTGCGCTTAAATTGAACCCTGCGCGCAGAAGGGTAGTGGTTGATCCGGGAGCCGTGAAGTTCGTTATCAACGGGGCTGATATTATGGGTCCTGGCATAACGGAAGCCGACCACGGTATTGAGGAAGGGGACCTTGTGATCGTTGTGGAGAAAGCGCATGGAAAAGCTCTGGCGATCGGAAGAGCGCTTGTGCCAGGGAAGGAGATGGCAGGGAAAAAAGGCAAGGCGGTCAAATCCATCCATTATGTTGGGGATGAACTCTGGAACCTTGAACAGAAATAG
- the sepF gene encoding cell division protein SepF yields the protein MAKFLDKLIGSGKKARSEAEDYQELDLSEFEEGFKDEPTNMFIRVAELSGLDTLPQLKKQVYENNILIIDVSPAKHDKLLFDRAIKDLKQVVSDVHGDIAMVKEDQVIVTPRGVRIDRQKLK from the coding sequence ATGGCTAAATTTCTAGATAAGCTCATTGGAAGCGGGAAAAAGGCAAGATCTGAGGCTGAGGATTATCAGGAACTTGATCTTTCGGAATTTGAAGAAGGTTTTAAAGATGAACCCACCAACATGTTCATTCGCGTGGCTGAACTGTCAGGTCTGGATACGCTGCCCCAGTTGAAGAAACAGGTTTATGAAAACAACATTCTCATAATCGATGTATCGCCTGCCAAGCATGACAAACTGCTCTTCGACAGGGCGATCAAGGATTTAAAACAGGTGGTCAGCGATGTTCACGGAGATATAGCAATGGTGAAGGAAGATCAGGTCATTGTGACACCGCGCGGTGTGCGTATCGACAGACAAAAGCTAAAGTGA
- a CDS encoding ZPR1 zinc finger domain-containing protein has product MNSEFIRPLTVTRSTCPLCHKELITNWVSQNIPFFGEVMHITSNCECGFRYTDTLIMAQREPVHFELKVRDLDDLNARVVRSTSGTIRIPELGIDIEPGPASESFVSNIEGVLERVEEILEMVERWGEAGKTERAHELMSIIERIKAGEHEVTVIIEDPLGNSAIIAEKAISRELTGEEAANLRTGMIVFEKEEIDSNENLQ; this is encoded by the coding sequence GTGAACTCTGAATTTATACGCCCTTTAACGGTTACAAGAAGCACCTGCCCGCTGTGCCATAAAGAACTTATAACGAACTGGGTTTCGCAGAACATTCCGTTTTTCGGGGAAGTGATGCATATTACTTCCAATTGCGAATGCGGGTTCAGGTACACGGATACATTGATAATGGCCCAGCGTGAGCCCGTGCATTTTGAATTGAAGGTCAGGGACCTGGATGATCTGAATGCCAGGGTCGTGCGATCCACATCGGGAACTATCAGGATACCCGAACTCGGGATTGACATCGAGCCGGGGCCTGCCTCTGAATCCTTCGTATCCAATATCGAAGGGGTGCTTGAAAGGGTAGAAGAGATTCTGGAGATGGTGGAGAGGTGGGGAGAAGCAGGAAAGACCGAGCGCGCCCATGAGCTAATGTCGATAATCGAGAGAATAAAAGCAGGGGAGCATGAAGTCACAGTTATAATAGAGGACCCGCTGGGCAACAGCGCCATAATTGCAGAGAAGGCCATCAGCAGGGAGCTTACTGGGGAAGAAGCTGCCAATCTGAGAACAGGTATGATTGTATTTGAAAAAGAAGAAATTGATTCCAATGAGAATCTGCAATAG
- a CDS encoding Ig-like domain-containing protein: protein MRTRRIISDESGITIAVETILMFGISVIFLGMIFLSFQGLNQKQGKILMQEEYLALGNEIAKRMSDMVVEARASLSSGSRTAIESEFSMPVKIADNTYSVKLLAGKIIIESTSGPYVSVEVPLDSNIRVAENSTIQSLSDTYKLEYDSRSSAIFFKDGGVTPPPDFNSPIISIVSPPGGSTLNNTVHINVSVWDDVGVTRVEYYVNGTYEYAAGSSFNWSWDTRAMTDGNYIITAIAYDAAGHTKPASRNYTVYNPVSYPPIVSAFSPPDLSSTDFHRPTIQAQISDDKGINFSSFILLIDSMNQISNATFTTVSPKLTTVNYVPVQSMSESGHNVQLYVKDIDSTVHGTWANWSFNVTPIIDSDNPSTSILSPVLSSDIPPGNPIKVTYIASDNSSGLDNLTINVTRTGGIVYSHKENVSIYPTVVNSIDPPETWTFNATYVSGMNYTFNITVFDRSGKSAFATAGPFNVSLPGQASELEVDTSGLATGPGGKSLNNINLRDNVSDTVTVSIKKITITWNPSGPNIATLKIGPSTYWSGNSPSGTQLTLIPSYTALNTAKSMDLTFNSDIRGKDFTIEFLLGDSTTRTVTFTAP, encoded by the coding sequence ATGAGAACGAGAAGAATAATCTCAGATGAATCTGGTATTACCATTGCAGTCGAGACGATCCTGATGTTCGGCATATCCGTTATTTTTCTTGGAATGATATTCCTGTCTTTCCAGGGCTTGAACCAAAAGCAGGGCAAAATTTTGATGCAGGAAGAATATCTGGCATTAGGCAATGAGATCGCTAAAAGGATGTCTGATATGGTCGTGGAGGCCAGAGCAAGCCTTTCTTCAGGGTCACGAACCGCTATTGAATCGGAATTCTCGATGCCCGTGAAAATAGCTGATAACACATATTCCGTCAAACTATTGGCTGGCAAAATCATAATCGAATCCACAAGTGGTCCTTATGTGAGCGTGGAAGTACCCCTTGACTCGAACATAAGAGTGGCGGAAAACAGTACGATCCAGAGCTTAAGCGATACGTATAAATTGGAATATGATTCGCGAAGCAGCGCAATATTCTTCAAGGACGGCGGTGTAACGCCCCCGCCAGACTTCAACAGCCCCATCATCTCTATTGTTTCTCCGCCCGGAGGTTCCACCCTCAACAACACGGTGCATATTAATGTCAGCGTGTGGGATGATGTGGGTGTGACCCGGGTGGAGTACTATGTTAACGGAACTTATGAATATGCGGCGGGTTCCTCATTCAACTGGTCATGGGATACAAGAGCGATGACAGATGGGAACTATATTATTACTGCCATCGCTTATGACGCAGCAGGGCATACGAAACCCGCCTCCCGCAATTACACCGTGTATAATCCGGTCTCCTATCCGCCCATAGTTTCCGCATTTTCTCCACCCGATCTTTCCTCCACGGATTTCCACAGGCCCACCATACAGGCCCAGATAAGCGATGATAAAGGAATAAATTTTTCATCTTTTATATTATTAATCGATTCCATGAACCAGATATCAAATGCCACATTTACTACCGTGAGTCCCAAACTTACGACCGTCAACTACGTTCCCGTGCAGAGCATGAGCGAGTCTGGACATAATGTGCAACTCTACGTGAAGGACATTGATAGCACCGTACATGGGACCTGGGCGAACTGGTCATTTAATGTAACCCCGATAATAGACTCTGATAATCCTTCAACATCCATTCTGTCCCCTGTTCTGAGTTCTGACATCCCACCCGGGAATCCCATAAAGGTAACGTACATTGCGTCTGACAACAGTTCAGGTCTTGATAATCTAACCATTAATGTTACGCGAACAGGGGGAATAGTGTACTCACACAAAGAAAATGTCTCCATATATCCCACGGTCGTAAACAGCATAGACCCCCCGGAAACATGGACCTTCAATGCCACATATGTGAGCGGCATGAATTATACCTTCAATATTACCGTGTTTGATAGGAGCGGAAAATCTGCATTTGCTACCGCGGGACCATTTAATGTATCACTTCCAGGTCAGGCAAGTGAGCTTGAAGTTGATACAAGTGGACTTGCAACAGGACCTGGTGGCAAGAGCCTCAATAACATCAATCTCAGAGATAACGTTTCGGATACAGTAACCGTGTCCATAAAGAAAATCACTATTACATGGAATCCTTCAGGCCCAAATATCGCCACATTGAAAATTGGCCCGTCCACCTACTGGAGCGGCAATAGCCCTTCCGGAACCCAATTGACCTTAATCCCTTCCTATACGGCCCTGAACACTGCCAAATCCATGGATCTGACATTCAATAGTGATATCAGAGGGAAGGATTTCACCATCGAGTTCCTTTTGGGTGACAGCACCACACGGACGGTCACCTTTACTGCACCGTAG
- a CDS encoding NAD(P)/FAD-dependent oxidoreductase: MKYDVVVVGAGPAGAMASKYASRCGARTLLIEEHASIGSPVECTGLISTAALKECEIGEGNFILARMKGAFVYAPNGEELCIRGKGVKAYVIDRKIFDRSLVERSLDEGSELLLKTRFVGMEGSKIKVISNGERQDIEVNIVIGADGIQSSVGRAAGLGRCKKFLSGIQFEAPYIARDSQFVEIFTGKDMAPGFFAWAVPFEGLARIGLAKNPDNFPARYYLEKMLKHPVIAQRYRGSRTEYVLGGIPLGPPDRTTKDNVLLVGDAAGQVKPTSGGGVYMGAVCAKIAGEVAARAARKEAIPEEYEKRWRDTVGRELAIGMRIHKSLGKLSDENMNEFIGFLNKPEIREIITDYGDMDHPSILLQKLISHGDKKQLVRLLGVAFRTLF; this comes from the coding sequence ATGAAATATGATGTCGTGGTCGTTGGCGCAGGTCCTGCAGGCGCAATGGCCTCGAAATATGCCTCACGCTGCGGGGCAAGAACCCTGCTGATAGAGGAACATGCCAGCATCGGCTCACCGGTTGAGTGCACAGGGTTGATCAGCACAGCTGCCCTCAAGGAATGCGAAATAGGAGAGGGGAATTTTATCCTTGCACGAATGAAAGGCGCTTTCGTGTACGCCCCGAACGGGGAAGAGCTGTGCATTCGTGGAAAAGGTGTGAAAGCGTATGTTATAGACAGGAAAATCTTCGACAGGTCACTCGTGGAGCGATCGCTTGACGAAGGCTCAGAGCTACTTCTAAAGACGCGTTTCGTGGGCATGGAAGGGAGTAAAATAAAAGTGATATCTAATGGTGAACGACAAGATATCGAGGTGAACATCGTTATCGGGGCTGACGGGATACAGAGCAGCGTTGGGAGGGCGGCAGGACTTGGGCGATGCAAGAAATTCTTATCAGGGATACAGTTCGAAGCCCCATACATAGCAAGAGATTCTCAGTTCGTGGAGATATTCACAGGGAAGGATATGGCTCCCGGATTCTTTGCATGGGCAGTCCCTTTTGAAGGCCTTGCGCGTATTGGTCTTGCCAAGAACCCGGACAATTTCCCGGCCAGGTATTATCTTGAAAAAATGTTAAAACATCCTGTCATTGCCCAAAGGTACAGAGGTTCGCGGACAGAATATGTTCTTGGAGGCATTCCGCTTGGTCCGCCCGACAGGACCACAAAGGATAATGTTTTACTCGTGGGTGATGCGGCAGGTCAGGTGAAGCCCACATCTGGAGGAGGAGTTTACATGGGCGCTGTGTGTGCAAAGATAGCCGGAGAAGTTGCGGCAAGAGCAGCGCGCAAAGAGGCGATCCCTGAAGAGTATGAAAAGAGATGGAGAGACACGGTTGGAAGGGAACTTGCCATAGGGATGAGGATTCACAAGAGCCTCGGGAAATTGAGTGACGAGAATATGAATGAGTTTATAGGATTCCTGAACAAGCCTGAGATAAGAGAGATAATCACGGATTACGGTGACATGGACCATCCCTCTATCCTTTTGCAGAAGCTCATTAGCCACGGAGATAAGAAGCAGCTCGTCAGGTTGCTCGGAGTCGCCTTTAGAACGCTTTTTTAG